Proteins from a genomic interval of Limisphaera ngatamarikiensis:
- the dinB gene encoding DNA polymerase IV, with protein sequence MERWIVHLDADAFFASVEQAADARLRGRPVAVGGQRRGIIASASYEARRYGIHTPMPTTLARRLCPSLIVLPPDFEKYERFSRWMFSYAYDFTPEVEQTSIDEGYLDLTAQRRCPAVEIADRLRRIIRDTLKLTVSEGIGSSKLVSQIAAKLHKPAAFHTVPPGRETLFLHPLPVHWLPGVGPGTAARLRAAGLRLIRDVALTPPDQLTCLVGAAALELHRFARGCDDRPIIPHSLPQQSYQQQHTFERDCTDEPHVRAILRQMADTLFARVRSENRSVRTLTVKVTYHDMEEDLASESLEEPTALETDVYGRLDSLLQRAWRRRVALRRISLKLTRIHDGIWSLPLPLTPDAERQTAQARLARAMDALRQQLGRQVLMRGHDLHLRIQPHPHEPAARPDPALPTRGHPTPAPAIPQPFLLLNRSAPPYIPLRVRSCYSFLDATLAPKDIVALAQQYDCPAVAMVDIGNLHGAVAFTEAAREAGIQPVLGVELTVEGAPLILYVESARGYANLCRILSEDLPDPTAPPGPDRPPTPDDTTEELQQEILAGTSVASRQRRNRSRRELEGRTEGLIAVAPDRRCADLFPGRFYLAAAGSAHPAPGDSEPRVLCPPVHYGTPEEQELHLILQSIRTRTLLRQTHPEKHAARRLHFRTPTEMDALGRSLPHWRALGREIAERCRFVLPRGRPQFPSYIPPDGSTPGAFLRQLVQTGLHERYGRRGARTPEGKRVTWPELQARVEEELQVIAAVGYEEYFLVVWDLLQQCRARGIEWITRGSAADSLVCYCLGISNVCPIRFGLYFRRFLNLERMQMHKLPDIDVDFPHDRKDEVVTWLLTRYGPRHAAVVGGFSTFRARAAVAEVAKVLGVAEETVRRITERLPWTLSGFHPTTEDTPGPTSSNSTPPLEEQLRTLPECRDLPLTEEPWRTAVRWGARLEGLPRHPKMHPCGVVLSRQPMDELTPTFRSAKGWPTTHFDMDAVETVGLVKLDILAQAGLSVMRDVRQSLAARGLEVDLQRFTVRRRPFQPTRPHPPSSTPPPPLS encoded by the coding sequence ATGGAACGGTGGATTGTCCATCTGGATGCCGACGCGTTCTTCGCCTCGGTCGAACAAGCGGCCGATGCGCGGTTGCGGGGCCGGCCCGTCGCCGTGGGCGGCCAACGAAGAGGGATCATCGCCAGCGCCTCCTACGAAGCACGACGCTACGGCATCCACACCCCCATGCCCACCACGCTCGCCCGCCGATTGTGTCCTTCCCTGATCGTCCTGCCCCCCGACTTCGAAAAATACGAGCGATTCTCCCGGTGGATGTTCTCCTACGCCTACGATTTCACGCCGGAAGTGGAACAAACCTCCATCGACGAGGGATACCTGGACCTCACCGCACAACGACGCTGCCCGGCAGTGGAGATCGCCGATCGACTCCGCCGGATCATCCGCGACACCCTCAAACTCACCGTCAGCGAAGGCATCGGCTCCAGCAAACTGGTCAGTCAAATCGCGGCCAAACTCCATAAACCGGCCGCGTTCCACACCGTACCGCCGGGCCGGGAAACACTCTTCCTCCATCCCCTGCCCGTCCATTGGCTGCCGGGCGTGGGCCCCGGCACCGCCGCCCGCCTCCGGGCCGCCGGATTGCGACTCATCCGGGATGTGGCCCTCACCCCGCCCGACCAGCTCACCTGCCTGGTCGGTGCCGCCGCCCTTGAACTCCACCGGTTCGCACGCGGGTGCGACGACCGCCCCATCATCCCCCACAGCCTTCCCCAGCAAAGTTACCAACAACAACACACCTTCGAACGCGATTGCACCGACGAACCCCACGTCCGGGCCATCCTCCGACAAATGGCCGATACCCTGTTCGCTCGAGTCCGATCCGAAAACCGCAGCGTCCGCACCCTCACCGTCAAGGTCACCTACCACGACATGGAAGAAGACCTCGCCTCCGAAAGCCTCGAGGAACCCACCGCCCTGGAAACCGACGTCTACGGCCGGTTGGACAGCCTCCTGCAACGGGCATGGCGACGCCGTGTGGCCCTCCGCAGGATCAGCCTGAAACTAACACGCATCCACGACGGGATCTGGAGCCTCCCACTGCCCCTCACCCCGGACGCAGAACGCCAAACCGCTCAAGCACGCCTGGCCCGCGCCATGGACGCCCTCCGTCAGCAACTGGGACGCCAGGTCCTGATGCGGGGACATGACCTGCACCTCCGCATCCAACCCCACCCTCACGAACCTGCGGCCCGCCCGGACCCGGCCCTCCCCACCCGGGGCCATCCCACCCCCGCACCCGCCATCCCACAACCTTTCCTCCTCTTGAACCGATCCGCACCGCCCTACATCCCCCTCCGGGTCCGAAGTTGCTATTCCTTCCTGGACGCCACCCTCGCCCCGAAAGACATCGTGGCCCTGGCCCAACAATACGATTGCCCGGCCGTGGCCATGGTGGACATCGGCAACCTCCACGGAGCCGTGGCATTCACCGAGGCGGCCCGGGAAGCCGGCATCCAGCCCGTCCTGGGTGTGGAACTCACGGTGGAAGGTGCCCCGCTGATCCTCTACGTCGAATCCGCCCGGGGCTACGCCAACCTGTGCCGAATCCTCTCCGAAGACCTCCCCGACCCCACCGCCCCACCCGGGCCGGACCGCCCTCCAACCCCCGATGACACAACCGAAGAACTGCAGCAGGAAATCCTCGCCGGCACCAGCGTGGCCTCCCGCCAGCGCCGCAACCGATCCCGCAGGGAACTGGAAGGTCGTACCGAGGGGTTGATCGCTGTCGCACCGGATCGTCGTTGTGCCGATCTGTTTCCCGGCCGATTTTACCTCGCAGCCGCCGGCTCCGCCCATCCGGCCCCCGGGGATTCTGAACCCCGGGTCCTTTGCCCGCCCGTCCACTACGGAACCCCCGAAGAACAGGAACTCCACCTCATCCTCCAGTCCATCCGCACCCGTACCCTGTTGCGACAAACCCATCCGGAAAAACACGCCGCACGCCGGTTGCACTTTCGTACCCCGACCGAAATGGATGCCCTGGGACGCAGCCTCCCCCACTGGCGCGCGTTGGGCCGGGAAATCGCCGAGCGGTGCCGGTTCGTCCTGCCCCGAGGTCGGCCCCAGTTCCCCTCCTACATCCCGCCCGACGGCAGCACCCCCGGCGCCTTCCTCCGACAGCTGGTCCAAACAGGGCTCCATGAACGGTACGGCCGGCGCGGAGCCCGCACCCCGGAGGGCAAACGCGTGACCTGGCCGGAATTGCAGGCCCGGGTGGAGGAGGAACTCCAGGTGATCGCCGCCGTGGGATACGAGGAGTATTTCCTGGTGGTATGGGACCTTTTGCAGCAATGCCGCGCCCGGGGCATTGAATGGATCACCCGCGGCAGCGCAGCCGATTCCCTCGTCTGTTACTGCCTCGGCATCAGTAATGTCTGTCCCATCCGGTTCGGCCTGTACTTCCGCCGGTTCCTCAACCTGGAACGCATGCAGATGCACAAACTGCCCGACATCGACGTGGACTTTCCCCATGACCGAAAAGACGAGGTTGTGACATGGTTGCTGACACGCTACGGCCCGCGCCACGCCGCAGTGGTGGGCGGATTCTCCACGTTCCGGGCCCGCGCAGCCGTGGCGGAAGTGGCCAAGGTCCTGGGAGTGGCCGAGGAAACCGTGCGCCGGATCACCGAACGGTTGCCATGGACACTCTCCGGTTTTCACCCGACAACGGAAGACACCCCCGGCCCAACCTCATCCAACTCCACCCCGCCCCTCGAAGAACAACTCCGCACCCTGCCCGAATGCCGGGACCTCCCATTGACCGAAGAACCCTGGCGCACCGCCGTCCGGTGGGGCGCACGCCTGGAAGGATTGCCGCGCCACCCCAAAATGCACCCCTGCGGCGTCGTCCTCTCCCGCCAACCCATGGACGAACTCACCCCCACCTTCCGCTCCGCCAAGGGCTGGCCCACCACCCATTTCGACATGGACGCCGTCGAAACCGTGGGTCTGGTGAAACTGGACATCCTCGCCCAGGCCGGCCTCTCCGTCATGCGCGATGTCCGGCAGAGCCTGGCCGCCCGGGGATTGGAGGTGGACCTCCAACGGTTCACCGTCCGGCGACGCCCCTTCCAACCCACCCGCCCGCATCCCCCCTCCTCCACACCGCCCCCACCCCTGTCC
- the lexA gene encoding transcriptional repressor LexA, whose product MNKSSELTPRQREILEYLAAVQQERGVPPTLREIAARFGFRSMNAAAAHIRALRRKGWVEAEPHRARTLRLTRPGHARKPLIHIPLYGSIPAGFADDRIQEARGCISVDIETLGLDLRPNPRLFALEVRGDSMIGRHILEGDIVILEHGRTPRPGDVVAALIDNESTLKTFVMVRGKPCLRAENPKYPDLIPARELVIQGVMIALIRKVK is encoded by the coding sequence ATGAACAAAAGCTCCGAACTGACTCCGCGACAGCGCGAAATCCTCGAATACCTCGCCGCCGTCCAGCAGGAACGGGGCGTGCCCCCCACCCTGCGGGAAATCGCCGCCCGGTTCGGATTCCGCAGCATGAACGCCGCCGCCGCCCACATCCGCGCCCTGCGCCGAAAAGGTTGGGTGGAAGCCGAGCCCCACCGCGCCCGTACCCTCCGCCTGACCCGGCCCGGCCACGCCCGAAAACCCCTGATCCACATCCCCCTCTACGGCTCCATCCCGGCCGGCTTCGCCGATGACCGCATCCAGGAAGCCCGCGGCTGCATCTCCGTGGATATTGAAACCCTCGGACTGGATCTGCGGCCCAACCCGCGCCTGTTCGCCCTGGAAGTGCGGGGCGACTCGATGATCGGCCGGCACATCCTCGAAGGAGACATCGTCATCCTGGAACACGGTCGCACCCCGCGACCGGGCGATGTGGTCGCCGCCCTCATCGACAACGAAAGCACCCTGAAGACCTTCGTCATGGTCCGTGGCAAACCCTGCCTGCGCGCAGAAAATCCCAAGTACCCCGACCTCATCCCGGCACGGGAACTGGTGATCCAGGGGGTGATGATCGCCCTGATCCGCAAGGTGAAATAG